From Deltaproteobacteria bacterium:
GCAGCCGGTCGGCGTCGCGCCGGAACTCAAGGTCCTCCATCGCGAGCTGATGGAACGCGAGCATGTCCGGTGGGAGGGACACTCCAACTACCACAAGGAAGGCTGCCCCGCGGGGATTGAGAAGCTCTACATCAGCCCCTACGGCGAGGTGATGCCCTGCCCGTTCATCCACGTGACCTTCGGCAATGTGCTTCAGCGCCCGGTGAATGACATCTGGAACGAGATGACGGGCACCGAACCTTTCCACGAGGTCCAGGAGGGCTGTCCCGTCGCCGAGAATCCGACGTTTTTCGTTCAATACCTTTCGCCGCTCAAGACGGCGGAGATTCACCCCGTGTCGATCGAGCAGATCAGCACATCCCCGGCGCTTTGCGCCGATGGTGTGACGGAGACCGTGAGCGCATGAGCGGCATGGCCGAAACGGCGGGCGGACTGCACGACACGTGGCGGGCGAAGAACCTTCGCTACGCGTGGCGCTTTCGCAACCTGATCCCGAAGATGGCGCGTAACACGCTGCGAGCCCGTCGCGGCGAGCGCGTGCTGCGCGGCGTCGAATTCGCCGTGACCTATCACTGCAACTTCACGTGCAGCCATTGCCTTCGCGACAACCTGATCGGCGACCGCGAGGAACTCACCGCGGACCAGATTGTCGAAACCGCGCGCGCCATCGAGCGCCTCGGCGGCATCTTCATAAACTACACCGGCGGCGAGGCGCTGCTGCGGCCCGACCTGCCCGAGATCATCGAGCGCACCGCGTCGATTCGCGGGCTTTTCGTGAGCCTGGCCAGCAACGGATACATCCTGACCATGGACCGGCTGAGCGACCTGCGACGGCGCGGCCTGTCGATGATGACCATGTCGCTCGACGGCCCGACCGCCGCGATCCATGACGGATTCCGCAAGAAGACGGGGTCGTACGATCGTGTGCTCGCCGCGGTCGATAACGCGAAATCGCTCGGTATCGACGTGTGGCTCAACGCCGTGGTGCGAAGCGACCTCGCGCGGGAAGGGCATCTCGACGATCTCGCGAAGCTCGTGAAGGAACTCGGCTGCATGCTCACGCTCAACCTGCCCTACGCCGTCGGCGGTTGGGAAGGAAAGGACGTGCACCTCACTCCGGATGCTTACGAAGCGTACAAAAGGATGCTCCGGCACTCGTGGGTGCGATGGGAAGGTTCGTCGAACTGGGTGAGCGAGGGCTGTCCCGCCGGGATCGAGAAGCTCTACCTCACGCCCTACGGCGACGTGCTGCCCTGCGGCGCGGTCCACCGAAACTACGGAAACGTCGTCGTTCATGGACTCGAGGCGATCTATCACCGCATGGGCAGCGAGGCCGGATTCGGCACCTGCCGCAAGGGATGCCTCGCCGCCGAGGAACCGCATCGACTGGACGACCTGAAGAACACCGCCACGGTGCCGAAGACCGCGCGCGTCGAGTTTGTCTCCGTGCGTCCGCGCGCGGGCGCGGAGGCGTGACGTCGATGGAAGACCTCGTCGTTCTCGTTCAGCCCGAAACGAACATCCTCGATCGGGCGAAGACGCGGCCGACGCCGCCGCTGCCCCTGCTCGCCGCCGCGTCGCGCGTGGCGCGGCGGACGAAGGTCGCGCTGGTGGACGTGCGCTATGACCGTCGAGGGTGGCGAAAGATTCTGGCGGGGCATCTCGCGCGAAAACCGATCTGCGTCGGCGTGACGTCGGTAACCGGAAATCAGATCCTGTCCACGCTCGAGGTCGTTCGCTACGTGCGATCGGTCTCGGACGTTTCCGTGGTCTGGGGCGGGGTGCATGCGACGCTTTTCCCCGATCAGGTGCTCGGCGAGCCGTCCGTCGATTACGTCGTGCGCGGCGAGGGCGAGGACACCTTCGAAGAACTCGTCGCCGCGCTGTCTGCCGGGAAAGACGTGACGGGCATCCGCGGGCTCAGCCACCGGCGCGACGGGCAGATCGTTCACAACGAGGACCGCCCCTTCGTCAACCTCGACGACCTGCCCGAAGTGCCCTACGAGTTGATGGGCGAAGAGCCGTACTTCTACTCGCAAGGCAAGCCGACGCTCTACGTCGAGACCTCGCGCGGGTGCTTTTCGCGGTGCACGTATTGCTACGTGTCCGGCTTCCACCTGCGACGCTGGCGACCGCAGTCGGCGTCCCGGGTGCTCGAACGATTCGACGGCCTGCGCAGGCGTTGGCCCGTCATTCGCCATCTGTCGCTCGTCGACGACAACTACTTCGGCGAAGTGAAGCGCATGCGCGTCATCAGCGAGGGCCTGATCGAGCGCGGATCGCCGTGGTCGTATCAGGTGCAGGGTGCGCATATCCAGGTCGTGTCGCACCTCAAGATCGACGACTTTCGCCTGCTCGCGCGAAGCGGCTGCGAGCGTCTCGACATGGGTCTCGAATCGGCCTCCACTTCCATGCACAAAATCATTCGCAAACGCATCGATCTCGACGCGGTTCGAAACATGAACCGCATGCTCGGCGAGGTCGGCATCGTGCCGTGGTACAACATCATGGTGGGGTTCCCGGGCGAGACGACCGCCGACCTCGATGCGACACGCGACTACGTGATGCGGCTGCGGGACGAGAATCCCAAGGCGCTATTCTCGCCGTTCTACCGCGTGGTCCCCTACCCCGGCACGGAACTGTTCGCCACCGCGCTCGAAGCGGGTTTCGAACCGCCGCGATCGCTGGAAGGCTGGAAGAATTTCCACTCCGACGGCGCCGACGTGCCGTGGCAGACGCGACGCGGAAAGAAGCGGATCAGCCAGCTGTTTTTCTTGACGATGTTCTTCGATCGCAAGAGCGAGATCTACAACACCAACGCGATCGTGCGGCTGCTCGCACGCATCTATCGGCCCATCGCCGCCATGAGGCTTCGCCGCAACTGGATGCGCCTTATGCCCGAGTATTCGCTCTTCCGCCTCGTCTTCAACGCGTCCTGAACCTCACAGCGCCTTCATCCAGTTCCAGACCGTCCCGGGGTGAAGGTTGAAGATCAGGTTCGATTCGAGCCAGCACGAACTCGCGCACGAGTTGCAACCCTCAAGCAACGGCAGCGATGCGAACGCCGCGGCGAATCCGCCGTCGAAGATCGAGATGCCGTCGTGCGTGGCGCGGTGCCAACCGCAACCGTAGAGCGTGCCGTCGGCCGTGAGTTCACACGACGCGCGCGCCGCGACGCAGCGATATCGCGATGAGGATTCCGCGCTCGTGACATGTGTGTAATCGCGCCACGCCGCGAGTTCCTCGAGATACGCCATCGACGATCCCACCGGCGCTCCGCTCTTCTTCAGGTCGATGATTCGCCGGAGAGCGCGACGAAGGTCCGTCGGTTCGGGCATGAGATCGCCGACGTCATCGGGAGACGGATGAAAGCGTACGCCCTCATCGGTCTGCGTGTGAAGGAGGACGCAGTTGGCCATCGAGCCGTTCCGCCGCGCGCGATCGACGATCCAATCGATCTGATCCAGGTTCCGGCGACAGAGCACCGTGGTGGTCCAAAAGGCGATGCGCCGATCGCGAAATACGTCGACCGCCTCTCGCGATTCGCGCATTGAACGCTCGCCCCGCAGCGCGGTCCGCACCTCGTCGGGACCATCGAACGACAGCATGACGCGGTCGCACGCGGCGAGCGCGTCGGCGTAGCGCGCGGCGGCATACCCGCTCATCGCGACGCTGATAAAGAATCCCATCCGTTTGAGCATCGACACGATCTCGGGAAAATCGTCGCGCAGAAGCGGTTCGCCACCCGTCAGGTTGATGCGCCGCCCGCCGACCAGCCAGGCTTCCCGGGCGACGTCGCGCAGGACATCGAGCGTCAGTCGATCCGGTCGCGCCCGGTCGTACGAGCAATAGAGGCAATGATTCGGGCACCGGTATGTGAGCTGAAGATTCATCGTCAGCGGGGCGCGGTGCGTCTTTGACCATCGAAGGCGAAGCGTGTGTTCGAGAAAGTGGGCGTAGTCCGCGGCCTTCACGATCCATTCTCCGAGTCGGGCGCATCGCCGGCGAAAAAAATGAATTCGTGGTCTCCGGTGTAACCGAACCGCTCGAAGATCCACTCCCATCCGTCCACGGAAAACAGGCTCTCGCACGTGAGTTGCCAGGCGAGCAGGTTTGCTTTTTCGCGCTCGTCGCGCCAGGACTCCACGACAATGAATGCCGCGCCGCGCCCCACGCGTCGGATCTCCCGGAACGCCGTTTCCAGATCGCGGATACCGAGGTTGTGCAGAGTGTTGATCGACAGCACGAGATCGAAGGACGAATCGGAATACGGCAGATTCGTCGCGGTCCCCTCGTCGAGAAATTCCCGCACATGCTCCGGCGCGTGCTCGATCGCGTATCGCGAAATGTCGAGTCCTCGTACGACGAGACCCGGCACCGCGGTCGCGAGTTCGTTCAGCAGAAACGCCTTTCCGCAGCCGATGTCGAGCACCGCTTGCCCGGCGTGAAGACCGTAATGGTTGGCGATCCGCCGCGCGACGCCCTGCCACCGCCCGTCATCGCGAAACCCGCCGTAGCCGAACCTGCGGGCGCCGTCCCAGTAGTCGGCGTCGAAACGCTTGGCGACACGCGCGCACTCGGCCTTGTCGTGCACGGCCACGCGCTCGCGATAGTCGCGCCGCGTCTGCGTGTGAAGCGCCGTGATGAAGTCGAGACGTGCCATGTTTGGGCGATCCTACACGAATTCCGTGTGCGCATGCCCCGCGCCGCGGAAATCGACGAGCGTGGCGATCTTCGCGTCCTGCGCGCAGTGGTGGCGACAATCGACGCCGGGATTGTGCGACAGGATGCGACGATGGGTGCCGGTATCGCGCCACAGATCGACGAACGAGCGGTCGCGCAAGCTCCCGATCAGCCCGGACGTCGTGTACGCCTTGTCCTGACAGGTGTACACGTTGAGATCGGCGCCGATGGCGACCAGCCAGTGGACCATGGGGCATGTCGACTGCGTCGTATGGAACGCCGGCCCCTGCCCATGGGTTCCGATGCGATCGACGATCGCAAACCCGTCCGGCCCGAGATCGCGTTTTGCCCGATCGACCTGCTCACGAAGCACCCGGACGAATTCGTCCAGATACGCCGCGTTCGCTGCGTCGTCCCTGCTGACCACCGCCTCGGAGACCTTCACGTGCGCGACGCCGATGCGCTTCATCCGCGCGAGAAAGTCGTACAGCTCTCCGGCATTCTCCCGAGTCGCGACGAAGTTGATGCCGAGCTCGCACGAGGGACTCTTCGTCCGCGCGAACCGTTCGAGGTTCTCGCACACGTGGTCGAATACGCCAAGCCCGATGCGCCGGGTCTTTGCGTAGGTCGCGGGATCTCCCGCGTCCATGGAGACACGCACCCACGTTGCGCGGCGACCGAGAACATCGGCGATGTCGCCGCCGAGCGCGCTGCCGTTGGTGAGCAACGCGACGCTCACGCCGAGGCTCGCGAGCCGCTCCACCGCGTCGACGATGCGCGGATAGCAGAGCGGATCGCCGCCACCTGAGAACGTCACCGAGCGCACTCCGGCCTCGGCGAGTTCATCCAGCAGACATTCCATCCGCGGCCACGGAATCTCGTCGGGCTCGCGAAACAGCTCCGACATCGGGAGATCGGGGTTTCGATAACAGCAGTACGCGCAGTCGTGATTGCAGCGGTTCGTGGGTTTGAGACGCACGTGAATCGGCGGCGTGACGCGATCGGCCAGCCAGTCCCGCACCTTGTCCGGGAAGTGGAAAAACTTCAGGGCCGAATAGTGATTCACGCCGTCTCCGCCATCAATCGCCACGCCGAGCGGCCGCCGCGTCGAACTCCCGAAGCGCACGAAACACGCGCTCCAGTTCCTCGTCCGTACGGTCGGGTCCGCTGGGGAGTATAAGCCCGGTTTCCGCGAAACGCCGCGCGTTCGGCAACGGATTCATCACTTTCAGATGGGATATCCGGTCGAGCGGAGGGTCTAGCGGCTTCGCCTGAATCCCCCGCCGACGCAGGTGCCGGATCAATTCGTCACGGCGCTCGCACTCGGCTTCGATCCACATGGGCAACTCGCCGCGCTCCAGCTTGGGTCGGCGAAGGCAAACCGACGTCAGCCCTTTCATTTCGATCCGGTAACGACGATGGAGCGCCAACAGGGCTTCTTTCCGCAATTCGATCCGGTCGACCTGCGCGAGCGCCATGGCCGCCTGGACATCCGTGAGCCGGAAGTTGAACCCGAACAACGGAAAACGCCCGGTCGACACCTTCGTCGCGCCGTGATTGCGAATCCGCCGCATCGCTTCAGCCAACACGGGGTCGCTCGTCGCGCAGAAACCGCCCTCGCCCGTCACGATCAGCTTCGTCATGCTCATCGAAAAGCACCCGATTTCGCCGGTCGTCCCGAGATATTGCCCGGCGGCCTGCGAGCCCATCGCCTGTGCGGCGTCTTCGACCAATGAGATTCCGTGGGTTTTCGCGATCCCGGCGAGTTCCGTCATTTTCGCGGAGCGCCCGTTGGGATGCACCGCGATGATCGCGCGCGTTCGATCGGTGATGGCGCGGTTCACCGCGCGCGGGGCGATGGTCGAGCGACCGCCCGATTCGACATCCACGACGATCGGCGACGCCCCGGCAAGGAGCACCGCATTGGCCGTCGCCACGAAGGTGTATCCCGGCACGATCACCTCGTCGCCACGCCCGACGCCGAGCGCGAGCAGGGCCGTCGTCAGAGCCGCCGCGCCGCTGCCGACCGCCACGACGTGGGGGACGCCGAGCCATGTCGCGAGCGCCGATTCAAGCCTTGCGACGATAGGCCCCGTGGATACATGACGCGAAAGGACGGCATCCCGCGCTGCGTCCGCGACCTCGCGTCCCAGATCGATCCACCACCAGGGAATTGTGCGCCGAATGCCGACCGTCATGTCGCCAGCCGCGAAGCACCCCACACGCCGTCTCCGCGCAGCCGTCGATGGAGCCGTTCACGCACGTACAGCCGCGCGATGTCGCGAATCACGCCGACAAGATTCGCCCAGCGAAACGCCTTGGTGCGTTTTCGCGGATCGAAGCGATCCAGGGCGCCGACTTCGACGAATGGCGTACCGCGATCAAGCAGACGCACGAGCATCGCGGCCTGAAACGCGTAACTCGACGAACCGTCGACGGCCTCGCGCGCGAGGTGCGTCGGCATGAGGACCGAGTGGTTGAAGTACCGAAGGCGGTATCCGAAGAGTGCGCTCATGATGAACGTGAACATCCGGGAGATCACGCGGCGAAACGCGGAGCGCTCCCGCGTATTGACGGTAAAGGGAATGACAATTCCAGACCCTTCAGCCGCGCCGAAAATGATGTCGAGCGACGACTCGGTCATGTCGTTGCAGCCGTTCGCGCGCATCACGTAGTTCATCGACGCCAACTGAAGTCCCGTCCGAAACGCGCCGCCGAGACCGCTCGGCGAAGCGTGGTGGACCGCGCGCACACCGGGAAGCCGATGCGCCAGTTCGTCGATCACGACGCCGGTGCGGTCGGAACTCCCGTCGTTCACGACGATGATCTCGACATCGTCGAACCATCGCGACGCCGCGTCGCGGGCGGTCTCCACCGCCGCCCCGACGTTCGATTCCTCGTTGAACGCGGGTACGATGATCGAAATCGACGTTCTCGCCGTGTTCATCATGCTTTCACCGGCCGTGCGTCGGTCGCGATCCGGGCGATTCGTTCCGCGACGGACTCGGCGTCGAGGCCGTGCCTCGCACGCAGACATGGACCCGACCCGATCCCAAGGTTCGCCTCATCCGGCATCGAGAAACGAACGACGCGGCACGATATGCCCGACTCGGCAACGATCTGACTGACAATGGCGTGAAGCCCTCCATACGGGCCGTGTTCCTCGATCGTTGCGATGATGGCGTGCGTCGACGCGATTGCGGCGACGGCATCCCGGTCGATCGGCTTCGGCGTCGGCGCGCTGAAACACGAGACCGAAATCCCTCGCTCGGAGAGTCGCTCACACGCACCCAAGGCCGTCTTCACCATGTGTCCGGTCCCGATCAACGCGATCTTCTCTCCCTCGCGAATGCGAATCAGTCCGCCGATTCGAAGCGCCTCGGGAGTCCGTTCGTGCACGCTCGGCTCGCCCGACTTCGCGAGTCGAAGATACGCCGGTCCGTCATGCGTGGCGATGGCGTGCATCAGGGACTCGACCTCGAACGGGTCGCCGGGGGCGAGCACGGTCATTCCCGGCAAAGCGGACATCGCCCCCACGTCGTGCAGCGAGTAGTGCGTCGGACCTTCCGCGCCATAGGTCACACCCGCGCCGACGCCGACGATCAGAACGGGCAAATGGTGCAGACAGATATCGATGCGGATCTGCTCCAGACACCTGGCGGTGACGAACGGTACGATGCCGTAAAGCACGGGGCGAAAGCCCTCCGACGCCATGCCCGCTGCGAAGCCGATCGCGGCCTGCTCCGAAACGCCGACGTTTAGGAATTGGCCGGGTCGCTCCGCACGGAATTCGTCGAACACGCGAAAGCCGGTATCCGCGGATAGCAGGACCCAGCGCGGATCGGCCGCGGCCAGTCGCTCAAATGCGCGGACGAACGCGGTCCTCACGACGATTTATCCTTATCCATTCGGAGCGCGTCCAACATGGCGGGGGTGATCGAAAAGTAATGTGATTCCAGCCGATCCTCGAGCTCGGGCACTCCACGACCTTTGATCGTGCGCGCGATAACCACCCTCGGCGAATCGTCGGCGTTCGCCTCGAACGCGGACGTGAGCGCGGCGTGGTCGTGGCCATCGCACTGTGTCACGGTCCATGCCGCCGCCTCGAACGCGCGATGGATGAAATCGCCCGGCAGCACGTTCGCGACGCGGTCGTACCCCTGCCAACCGTTGGCGTCCACGACGGCGACCAGATTCGCCATGCGCATCCGTCCCGCCAGCGCCGCGGCCTCCCAGACCGTGCCTTCCCCACACTCCCCGTCACCGAGCACGACGAAGACGCGGCCCGATTCCCCCCGCCTCGTCATCGCCCACGCGATCCCCGCTCCCACGGCGAGACCGTGACCCAGCGATCCCGTCGTCCACTCGATGCCGGGCGCGGTGCCGACCGTCGGATGGCCGGGCAAGCCCGCGTCTTTCATGTAGTTTTCGAGCTGCCGGGCCGGAATCGTCCCGCGAAGAGCGAGCGCGGCATAAAGCGCCGACACGCCATGCCCTTTGCTCAGGATCAACCGATCGCCTCCGACGTTTCCGACACCGGTCATGACGGCGAATTGCAGAACGGCGACGATATCCGCGATCGAGAGCGCCGATCCGACGTTGGGACCGATGCGGTGCATCTCGAGGATGCGATCCCGAATGAACTTCGCCGCATCGCGAGAATTCGACGTCACAGGGGCTCTCCCGCCTCAACCGCGCCAGGTCGGTCCGGTTGCGCGGACTGACGCAGCACCTCGTCGACATCGACCGCGAACTGACCGGCGGACGATGCGATCAGAATCTCGCCGTCGTTCAACGATCGGGTGACGGCCCGGACTCTCGTTCCGATTCGGATCCGGGCCAGGAATTCCAGTCGTTCCGACCGATGGAACGCCAGGGTTCCGTCCAGAAAACTCGGAACGATGAGAAGATCACGCGCGGAATCGTGATAAGCGGAGCGCGGGTAGCGATCGGTTTCGACGGAGTCGATCGTCTCCAGCGAATCATACGACACCTTTTCCACGCGATGCCGCGAATAATAGCTGATATAGAAATAGGACCGATCCGTCTGCGTGATATAGGAAACCACGTCGTCGATGTATCGTTCCCGCAGGACCCGACCATCCAGATCCGTCTTCGTCAACTTTCCTCGAAGCGGGCGCAGACTCGCCTTGTTCGAGCCCAAGAATACGATGGAATTCCCATCCGGAGACCAGATGCAGTCGGTGTTTCGATTTCCGACTTCGATCGCCTTGGCGCTGCGTTGTTCCAGATCGAAATAGACGACGCCGGACGCCTCGTCGAACTGAGCCAGGAATTTCGTCGGATTCCCGGCCGGAAAACCACGAATGTTCCCGCCGGCGAACGTGGGATTCATTCGCCGAAACTCCGGCTCGAACGATGCCACGAACTCCGGTTGCGCATCCGCCGTTCGCATCAACCAAAGCTTGGGACCCGAAAAGAACCAGTAAGCGCGCCGGCCCGCATCCCAAACGGCTTCGTCCGACGGTCGATACGTTTCCGACCGACAGGCGTCCGATCGGCCGGCCCGATAAGCACAAAAGTCCGCAATGTGGTGATAAAAGCGCCAACCATTGCCCGCGCCGTCGTCGATGAAAAAATTGATATCCTGTCGGTCGAAGGAAGCGAGTTGCCGTACGCCCGGCTGCGAAGCGATCTCGGCGGCCGCCTCGGGGTGGGACGCCGAATACGAATGAATGCTCAACGTCCCGATCACGCCCAGACCCGCGATGATCGAGAGGTGCGCCCACCTCGGCGCCGGTGACGAGCGCGCGTTTTCGAGAATCCGGTGAAGTCCCAATGCGGTGGCCAGCAGCAGGGCCACGACGGACATCAGCGACCAAGAGAACTCGTGAAAACATCCATGCGACACGAGGAATGCGGCGAGACAGATGGCGCCGTCGATCATCCACCCGGCGCCACTGCGAATCAGCCGTCCCGAAATCAGGAGCGAAACGGCGACGACGGGAAACACGATTTCGACCCCGGGAAAGAATCGCCGCAGCCACGAGGCGATCGCGATGACGGGCCCCCACGCCAGAACGATCATCACGACGAACGGAAGTACGACTTTCCAACCGTCGCGCGTGGAGAAGCAACTCGCGGCGAAGAACACGCAGGCGACGGCCAGAGCGCCGCAAAGCACCCGGGCGTAAGGATACTTGATCGCGACGAGTCCGAGGTAGCACGGCAAAACCGGGACGACCCAGAGCAGCAACGTGAGCGAGAGGCGGGTCAGCCTTCGCTTTCCGTCCCCCGTCAACACGCGTCCCCCGAGGCGAATCGGAACCGGTCGCCTCGACAAATCTCAGATGAAATCATCGTGCGCCAATGGATTCTGAAGTCGCCAGAGGTACCGGTTCGATGCGTGCATCCGGCAGACGTCGCGGCAGCGCGCGAGGTCCAGTCGATTCTCGACAAAATCCACAACGTTCTTTCGTCGATCGGACTCCCAGATCGCGGACATCGACTGGCTGTTCAGGTCGCCGACGAAAAAGTCGTTGTCCCCCGCGAACACGTTGCACTCCCACACCCGTCCGTCCGCGCCGACGAAGTTCAGGAAGTGTGTTCCGTGGCACTGGGCGTAGGGTTTCTCGCGTCCGGTCTGACGAGCCGATTCGATGCGGGCGATGACGGAAAAGGATTCGGTCGCGAGCGGCGCGATCCGCGCCGCGAGTTCTTCGAACACTTCGAGGTCGGTCGCGATTCCTCGCATGGACTTCGGATGTTCGGAGTAAGGTTTGAGACTGAAATAATCCGCGCCCGACTCGCGCGCGCGAAGGACGAAACGTTCAACGTCGTGCGGTCTCTGGTCGAGCAGGACGAGTTGGACTCCGATCGTCACGGCCAGTTCGAGCGACCGCTTTCGCGCGACGGCCGCCTCGAAGTTCGCCATGACCTTCGCGAAGTCCGACGGCCGCGTCCGGTGCATTCGGGCGTATTCGAGCGGATGTGAACCGTTGATCGAAAATCGGATCCACTTCAGGTCGTCGATCAATCCGATCCCCGCGTCGCGCAGGCGGCGGCCGTTCGTCGTCACCGACGCGCTCATGCGCTTCGACGCCCGCTCGATCAGTTCCGCCGCGTTCGGGTGCAGAACCGGCTCGCCGTGCCCGCTGAACATGATCGAACGGTTTCCCATCGATGCGAGTTCGTCGATCGTGCGGGATGCGAGGTCACGATCCATGAATCGGGCCGGTTTGTTGACGAGGTGTTCCACCCCGCAAAACCGACACGCGTGGTTGCAGGCCGTCGTCAGTTCGAATTCGGTGTAGATCGGCGCGGGCGTCCGACCCGTCCGGAGCCACTCGGCGACGCGCTCCGGGAACAGGCTCAGGCGCTGCGCGTCGAAAGCGGTGTCGAATGACGGGCCCTGTTCCGGTCGAGCGTCCGCCGGGACCGGCGCGGTCGCGTCGCGCGACGACATCACTCGACCTCCCGGATTTCGACGGACGTATGGCCGAACTCCTGAAAGCGGTTCGTCTTGATCTTGACATCGCACGGGTGGCACGAACCGAAGGCGTCGCAAGGCGCGAACGCATCGGACAGTCGAAGATCCGCATCGAGAATGTGACCGCGCGGATTGCGCCGGGCGTACAGATCCGCGTGACAACGATACACGTCGCCGTTCGGATCAATCAACAGCTCGGACGGCCGGCAGCGCACGGAACGCCGTTCGCCGGTCATGGCGTCCGCATATCGATAGGTTCCGAGTGTCCGCCCGCGATGCGACCCGAGAAATTCCTTCGTGCGGATATCGATGGCCATCTTCGCGCATGTCTCGTAAGCGCGCCGATTCGCGTCGGCATGCGCCGGATGGTCGATCACATAGACGCCGACCGGAAATCCGGCATCGATCAGCGTTCGCACCGACGAGAGCAAGTCGTCCAACCGGCTCTGCGTGGGGTGGTAAGACACCCGGATGGAGGCGTACGGGGCCCTGCGCCGGAGGCGATCGGCGGGCACGGTCTTCACGAATCGGCGCACATCGAAGGACAGATTCGTCAGGATGTCGATGTGCAGGTCGTCACGAAGACCGAGAATGATTTCCAGAAAATCGGGATGCAAGCTCGGCTCGCCGCCTTGAAGCGTGACCGGAAGATCGTCCGGCAGCCGCAGTCGGTTGAGTCCCTCGACCCACTGCGAGCCCGTCAGTCCGAATGTGCCTTTCCACAGCCTGACGCGGGATTTGCCGACCGTGTTGATGCAGTAGAAGCAGCTCTTGTTGCAATCGAG
This genomic window contains:
- a CDS encoding radical SAM protein, encoding MSGMAETAGGLHDTWRAKNLRYAWRFRNLIPKMARNTLRARRGERVLRGVEFAVTYHCNFTCSHCLRDNLIGDREELTADQIVETARAIERLGGIFINYTGGEALLRPDLPEIIERTASIRGLFVSLASNGYILTMDRLSDLRRRGLSMMTMSLDGPTAAIHDGFRKKTGSYDRVLAAVDNAKSLGIDVWLNAVVRSDLAREGHLDDLAKLVKELGCMLTLNLPYAVGGWEGKDVHLTPDAYEAYKRMLRHSWVRWEGSSNWVSEGCPAGIEKLYLTPYGDVLPCGAVHRNYGNVVVHGLEAIYHRMGSEAGFGTCRKGCLAAEEPHRLDDLKNTATVPKTARVEFVSVRPRAGAEA
- a CDS encoding B12-binding domain-containing radical SAM protein; the encoded protein is MTSMEDLVVLVQPETNILDRAKTRPTPPLPLLAAASRVARRTKVALVDVRYDRRGWRKILAGHLARKPICVGVTSVTGNQILSTLEVVRYVRSVSDVSVVWGGVHATLFPDQVLGEPSVDYVVRGEGEDTFEELVAALSAGKDVTGIRGLSHRRDGQIVHNEDRPFVNLDDLPEVPYELMGEEPYFYSQGKPTLYVETSRGCFSRCTYCYVSGFHLRRWRPQSASRVLERFDGLRRRWPVIRHLSLVDDNYFGEVKRMRVISEGLIERGSPWSYQVQGAHIQVVSHLKIDDFRLLARSGCERLDMGLESASTSMHKIIRKRIDLDAVRNMNRMLGEVGIVPWYNIMVGFPGETTADLDATRDYVMRLRDENPKALFSPFYRVVPYPGTELFATALEAGFEPPRSLEGWKNFHSDGADVPWQTRRGKKRISQLFFLTMFFDRKSEIYNTNAIVRLLARIYRPIAAMRLRRNWMRLMPEYSLFRLVFNAS
- a CDS encoding radical SAM protein, which produces MKAADYAHFLEHTLRLRWSKTHRAPLTMNLQLTYRCPNHCLYCSYDRARPDRLTLDVLRDVAREAWLVGGRRINLTGGEPLLRDDFPEIVSMLKRMGFFISVAMSGYAAARYADALAACDRVMLSFDGPDEVRTALRGERSMRESREAVDVFRDRRIAFWTTTVLCRRNLDQIDWIVDRARRNGSMANCVLLHTQTDEGVRFHPSPDDVGDLMPEPTDLRRALRRIIDLKKSGAPVGSSMAYLEELAAWRDYTHVTSAESSSRYRCVAARASCELTADGTLYGCGWHRATHDGISIFDGGFAAAFASLPLLEGCNSCASSCWLESNLIFNLHPGTVWNWMKAL
- a CDS encoding class I SAM-dependent methyltransferase, which produces MARLDFITALHTQTRRDYRERVAVHDKAECARVAKRFDADYWDGARRFGYGGFRDDGRWQGVARRIANHYGLHAGQAVLDIGCGKAFLLNELATAVPGLVVRGLDISRYAIEHAPEHVREFLDEGTATNLPYSDSSFDLVLSINTLHNLGIRDLETAFREIRRVGRGAAFIVVESWRDEREKANLLAWQLTCESLFSVDGWEWIFERFGYTGDHEFIFFAGDAPDSENGS
- a CDS encoding radical SAM protein; the protein is MNHYSALKFFHFPDKVRDWLADRVTPPIHVRLKPTNRCNHDCAYCCYRNPDLPMSELFREPDEIPWPRMECLLDELAEAGVRSVTFSGGGDPLCYPRIVDAVERLASLGVSVALLTNGSALGGDIADVLGRRATWVRVSMDAGDPATYAKTRRIGLGVFDHVCENLERFARTKSPSCELGINFVATRENAGELYDFLARMKRIGVAHVKVSEAVVSRDDAANAAYLDEFVRVLREQVDRAKRDLGPDGFAIVDRIGTHGQGPAFHTTQSTCPMVHWLVAIGADLNVYTCQDKAYTTSGLIGSLRDRSFVDLWRDTGTHRRILSHNPGVDCRHHCAQDAKIATLVDFRGAGHAHTEFV
- a CDS encoding DegT/DnrJ/EryC1/StrS family aminotransferase, translated to MTVGIRRTIPWWWIDLGREVADAARDAVLSRHVSTGPIVARLESALATWLGVPHVVAVGSGAAALTTALLALGVGRGDEVIVPGYTFVATANAVLLAGASPIVVDVESGGRSTIAPRAVNRAITDRTRAIIAVHPNGRSAKMTELAGIAKTHGISLVEDAAQAMGSQAAGQYLGTTGEIGCFSMSMTKLIVTGEGGFCATSDPVLAEAMRRIRNHGATKVSTGRFPLFGFNFRLTDVQAAMALAQVDRIELRKEALLALHRRYRIEMKGLTSVCLRRPKLERGELPMWIEAECERRDELIRHLRRRGIQAKPLDPPLDRISHLKVMNPLPNARRFAETGLILPSGPDRTDEELERVFRALREFDAAAARRGD
- a CDS encoding glycosyltransferase family 2 protein; protein product: MNTARTSISIIVPAFNEESNVGAAVETARDAASRWFDDVEIIVVNDGSSDRTGVVIDELAHRLPGVRAVHHASPSGLGGAFRTGLQLASMNYVMRANGCNDMTESSLDIIFGAAEGSGIVIPFTVNTRERSAFRRVISRMFTFIMSALFGYRLRYFNHSVLMPTHLAREAVDGSSSYAFQAAMLVRLLDRGTPFVEVGALDRFDPRKRTKAFRWANLVGVIRDIARLYVRERLHRRLRGDGVWGASRLAT
- a CDS encoding transketolase → MRTAFVRAFERLAAADPRWVLLSADTGFRVFDEFRAERPGQFLNVGVSEQAAIGFAAGMASEGFRPVLYGIVPFVTARCLEQIRIDICLHHLPVLIVGVGAGVTYGAEGPTHYSLHDVGAMSALPGMTVLAPGDPFEVESLMHAIATHDGPAYLRLAKSGEPSVHERTPEALRIGGLIRIREGEKIALIGTGHMVKTALGACERLSERGISVSCFSAPTPKPIDRDAVAAIASTHAIIATIEEHGPYGGLHAIVSQIVAESGISCRVVRFSMPDEANLGIGSGPCLRARHGLDAESVAERIARIATDARPVKA